ttaattaaaagtattttttctagaaattaaaaaatgtataaaaatcatataaacatttttttctacgtcattttattattaactaattaatttaatgtacaccaaaaaaaaaactaattgattcaataactaatttttatgaAGCACTTCCAATTCAATAAATTTAGTTTAGtactatcttttaaatttttatttaaaaattatttttttcttaaccttAAGATTTATCAAGCATAACCTTATTGGGTTTAAACAAACTATAAATAAGCTTTAATGCTTTAACAGTAATCAGTGATAAGCAGATCATAACTTTAATTTATAAGCAGAAAACAGCTTATAAAGGAAAATAACAACAAAGCCCGTCTGGTGTGAGAAAGAAAttaatgcatacattttaaGAATTTCACGGTGATGtactgaaaaatataaattagatatACACTAGTGTTatctaatcataaatatttattaatatattttttaagataatattttaaaaaaataatttctaatagaataataataatataaaatcatttcagTATTTGTCGTGCTGGCATGAATGGAAAGTATAGAGCAGAAGAGCCAACATCATCACTAAAGCAcatgcaaaaaggaaaattattatgaaaaatgaagtAAAACGCTTTACCGGAAAAGAGAGACCTGGACGAGGGTACTGGGCCACCACATATGAGCAGGCTCCACCACGTACTTCCTCAGCAACCCCGCCCACCCGTATCCTAACACCTGCACTCACAAACATGCACCCAACCCATTATCTTTCACAAATTAAATctcaacaaataataataaataaatacattcaAGTGCCAAAATAAGTTTTATGTTCCCTGTATCTTGTACTATtgtttattaactatttttaaaaggaaagatctttagggagaaaaaaaaaaagtaacaccgTGTAATGGCAAaagcaaacaacaaaaatttactttaatttgatattgaagagaaaaaacaaaacaatgtaaCCATGAGGACTGACCATGAAAATGACTCATTGCTATTTTGTTTTATAGTTTGTGAATTGTAGAGGTAACTCATCATTTCAATcatcataattttcttttttactacaGTATCCTTTTTCGAAAGGAATTATGTTTGAAGCCATGATagacattaaatatattatgacCTTCAAACCTTAATTCAGCATGTTACAAAAGAATAGTCTTTTTCAGTAGCTCTAATTCATTCCTGTTTATATTTCAATCATTATTTCTAAAACATTTTACTCCCCtcagtaattttatattatttaatttcattttcatttgtaaATTTTGAAGACAAACAAAAGGTTGAAAGTCAAGACTGAACATaatcaacaataaaatttttCGAGTCTCacaggtaaaaaaataaaaaataaaaaaagttaaaaattggaGAATAGGATATAAAATAAGAGTAGAGAGTTGAGGCCTGAGTGGTGATGACGAGAAGCCATGAAGAAATGAAGGATATCTTCCTTCTATACAAGGCCTTGACAATGTTAACAATCCCCAGAGCGTAGGGCGAGCCAGACCCGAAGGCGCTACCAGCATTGGCGAATATAGTAATAAGGACGTGTTCCTTCATGTTGAAGGGACCCGGGTTGAAGGAGAACCGCTTGGTCCCGAACCCGGGGATCCTGAACATGGCGGTGGGGAGGACCACCGCCATGAGATGGCCGAGGGGGAGGGTGGCCACCTGCACGGTGATCTGCGTGATGACGAGAGGCTCCGTCCGGTAGGAGAAGAACTGGTTGAGGAAGGAGAGGAGGGAGCACGAGAGGAGCCCCAGGAACCACATCCGGAAGGTCCATACCGGCTGGGTCGGGTCATCGGTGTTCTTCACTGTTAGCCTCACTTCCTCTATTGGagactcttcttcttcttcttcttcttcttcttcttcttctttcacatTTGTATTTGCCTTTTCTGGCTCTTCACTCTTCACTTCCGCCATTTCTCTAGCTACGTAGTTAACCTTGTTGAGTTTGTTGTGTTGTCTGTTTCTTTCTTAAAGGGAAGAGAAGTAGTAAAATAAGAGTGCAAAGTAACAGCTAAATGTTATATACTAGTATCTATTTTGTCGATGGTTGAAGCTGTTATGATTAACATTAACCGAAAATGTTGGGGTTGGATTATCCTAGTAACTTCCGAAACATGCACATGCACTAACAGATTGGTTGATATTTAGGAGCTAGCTTAGCTATTTTAGTAACATGTTTAAATGAAAttgttactttttattattattattattagtaaatGAAGATGGTTATTGACAAGTAACAACCTCGCTTATAGCTAGGATATATTGCCAAGATTTGGCGGCAGAACCATCTAAAGAGGCGAGTTGAACTGGTGTAGATTAGTgtgtttgaataaaatataaaaatcaattttatcccACGAAATAcggtaatattataaaaaaaataaaaatatttatttattatttttctttcaccataaaagaataattatttttttttaccatgaaGTTAATCCAAGCGTACTATAGATAAGAACTAGGAATCATCTGAAACTTCTACTAATTAGTACTCAAATTAATCATATCCCACTGAATCACCTCATTTTAGAGTATTAATCTGGCAGCACATCAACCAATTTATGTGTCATGTTTTTCAACTAttgtaataatattattacccagtaaaaattctttttgcctACTTCATTAAgcaaaaaaatccttttaaatATAGCTAGAGTCCGTTTGATTAGCTAAAACATATggtactaaatattttttttcgatAACTATACTGAACATTCTTGTTTCAggcttgatttaaaaaaaatgtgacaacacaaaaATTCAGCTTTTTGTTACTCATaaaattttggagacaaaattatatttcaagtatattcaaaaaataatacatctcccttttctcttatttcttaccTATGTTATGTCTGTAGACACAACTTGAATAATTGCATTTGAATTTTACTATTAACTCGTTACAACAATCTTATCTTGCAAAGTCGTGTACATAATTATTCAAGTtagacaattattttaaaagttcacAACctctatagaaaaaaaaaaaaaaaaaaacaaaagttgtaGTAGGATTTATGACTTTTGCATACAAAGTCATAGTTTCATTTATGACTTACCCCTAAATGGTTACTTTTTCAAAATCTACCCctaattgttaattttgaaaaaaaaaattatcctcttttaatattaaaaaaaaacattttgtgtTGATCACCTAGCCAACGTAGGCCATACACTGGTCCCTTCCAATGTACCATGCTTGTCTCTCCtgcaactatttttttatatgttttataatgCTTTGGATAGTAGTTTACcatatctaattaattagttaaatttttttgtttttttccccaTATATATCCCTAGAAAAGAACAATTGTCATCAAGTTTTCTAAAAGTatctttttttccccttaacTCTAATTATTACACcactcaataattttaaattaaatttttttatctcaaaatctattgttgaattgaaagtttttatatacattttatatttttaaaattatttcatacttTATTCATATACATCAAAATAgatttaatacatattttttaaaatatattaaaatgtaaatcatttgattaattatcacattattattcatctttttaCACAAACAATCAAATTAATACATATTTATTGAAGATGTGTTAGTGAGACCTTTTAAACATTATTTGATCTTGTGTTGAGATATGAAAGTTTAAAATGAAGACAAAGtcatagatataaaaaaaattgatgaagaCAAAGTTAGATACTTATAAATTTATGCAAGACTTATCATCCTAACCAATTTTGGCTCAAGAGATTCACTCTacgagtttttcttttttttaaaaaaaaaatcattttgggagtttgaaataaaaaataatattttccgaATCATGaaactaaacaattttttttttttgcagaaaaaAACGAAAGTATTTTGGGATAATTTGCAAATTaagaagtaaaatattttacaaatactTCAATAAAgtctaaaattgaatctaaagaCATCTTGACAAAGGTGCAATGTTAAACAGGCATTACACCTATTGATGATTAGCTGGAGAGGGTacgttgaatattttttttatagttagatgacttattttaaaaatagagaatttaaattgaataatttactttgaatattttaaaaagatacttTTCAAAGTGTATTATAGAGTACGAGTGGAAGAAAAGTTGATAGCGGGAGAGAATCCAAATTCTCATTTTTAGAGTGTAGAGTGAAAGGAAagaagatatataaaaaaaaaatacaggaagagaaaagaaaaatcataaatatgcaAATAATACGGTGGACAATgaaaaaagaagtagaaaaaataaaagaaaaataagacaaaaatgtaagataataatataataatttatttttattcacaataataataataataattcatttatatatCAGGCGTCCATTTTGTTGGGttgttggaagaaaaaaaaaaattgtatgtctTGAAGAACACGAtacattcttaaaaaaaaaaacaaaaacgaaaGTATACGATACGAATACGATACCCTCAATTCCACCTCTCACGACCATCATTTCCTTCGTCAGcacaaaaccctaaaccctatttTAAAGCCAAACCCCTTTCTTTCTCCAAAGCCCAATTCCAAAGCCCTCGTTTCACTTTTCCCAATCCGCCATGGCCGCCGCCACTGCATTGCTCCGCTCTCTCCGCCGCCGCGACCTTCCCTCTTCTTCTCTCTCCGCCTTCCGATCGGTACCATTCCGCCCTCTCTTTCGCATCTCCATTTTCACTCTTTCTACACGATTAAACCTCACTTCTAATTTTTCTGAGATGTTTGTTGAGTTATGTTACGAATACATCGAATCACTTTGTTTTTAGAAACTATAACTTATTGATTTTTAAGATCTATGAGACGAGGCTCTGTGTCCCGTGATTGTGGGACTTTGTTGTGAAGGTGAAATCTTCTTATgtgaaataagaaataaaattttaactcgTCAGTAATACTAACAGATCTTGGAATTTACCGTTTTTAGAAATGTTTTGAGAACCACACTTTTATATAAGATAGAGACACTTGTTAGTTTGAATGTCACTGATTATTAGGTTATATATTGGCTTGAAGTTTTGCTAGATAATCTGCGTTTTTTCTGTGCTGCTGACTTCATTGTAACTTTGTATTGTATACAAGTAAGAATGCTGTTTTGGATGTATGTAATCTTCTTTTTCCTCCATAATTGACATTTTTAGAACTGCCTATCCATTCGGGACCTAGTAAGTATATGAAGAATTGTTGATATCATGGCATCGTTTGTGCAATAGTGATTGTTGAACTTGTGTTGATCATATGTTAGCACTGTTCTGaaggtaattttaattttcattcacATGGTTGTGCAGTTGACGAGTGGCACAAAGACATCATATGTAGGTAACAAGTGGGCAAGTTTGTCACGACCGTTCAGGTGCCATTTGTTGTTCTGTTTTCATAATTGTTACACTTTATGTATAGAGAAAGATATGGGTACTTCCGATCTCAGATTTATTCATTGTGAAATTCGATCCTCGCTGCAGTTCAAAGCCTGCTGGTAATGATGTCATTGGAATTGATCTGGGTACTACCAATTCGTGTGTCTCTGTTATGGAGGGAAAGGTAAAGATTTCCTCTCTCTTAATTTGTTAGGTATGTTTTCCTTGATGGTGTCTGTACTGACTAATAGTTATTAAATTTTCAGAATCCTAAAGTTATTGAGAATTCTGAAGGAGCTCGTACAACACCATCAGTGGTTGCCTTCAACCAGAAAGCGGAGCTTCTTGTTGGTACACCAGCCAAGCGTCAGGCTGTGACTAACCCAACAAACACTCTTTTCGGAACCAAGCGTTTGATCGGTAGGCGTTTTGATGATTCTCAAACtcagaaggagatgaagatggttCCATACAAGATTGTTAAGGCGTCCAATGGAGATGCTTGGGTTGAAGCCAATGGGCAGCAGTATTCTCCCAGCCAAGTTGGTGCTTTTGTTCTCACCAAGATGAAGGAAACTGCTGAATCATATCTTGGAAAGTCAGTTTCAAAAGCTGTAATTACTGTACCAGCTTACTTCAATGATGCTCAGAGGCAGGCAACAAAAGATGCCGGTAGAATTGCTGGTCTTGATGTTCAGAGAATCATCAATGAGCCCACTGCCGCTGCACTTTCCTATGGGATGAACAACAAGGAGGGTCTCATTGCAGTTTTTGATCTTGGAGGTGGAACATTTGATGTGTCCATCTTAGAGATTTCTAATGGTGTTTTTGAGGTATTAACACTTGTTTATTCTATGCCTATATTTCATAGCCAGTAATTGGAAATAATGTTGGAAATTGTCACTAATAACTTTTTTGTGTCCAGGTGAAAGCAACAAATGGTGACACTTTCTTGGGAGGAGAGGATTTTGATAATGCTTTATTGGATTTTCTAGTGAACGAATTCAAAAGAACTGAGAGTATTGATCTTTCAAAGGATAAGCTTGCATTGCAAAGGCTTCGGGAAGCTGCTGAGAAAGCCAAAATAGAACTGTCTTCAACATCTCAAACAGAAATTAATCTTCCTTTCATCACTGCTGATGCATCTGGTGCAAAGCATCTGAACATCACATTGACTAGATCTAAGTTTGAGGCTTTGGTAAACCACTTGATTGAAAGGACAAAGGCACCGTGTAAGAGCTGTTTGAAGGATGCTAACATATCTATCAAGGAAGTTGATGAGGTTCTTCTTGTTGGAGGAATGACTCGTGTGCCTAAAGTCCAGGAGGTGGTTTCAGCGATCTTTGGAAAGAGTCCTAGCAAAGGAGTAAATCCTGATGAGGCAGTTGCCATGGGAGCAGCTATTCAGGGTGGTATCCTACGTGGAGATGTTAAAGAGCTACTACTCCTAGATGTCACTCCACTTTCTCTGGGTATTGAGACTTTGGGTGGTATCTTTACCAGGTTGATTAACCGCAACaccacaattcctacaaaaaagaGTCAGGTACTCTTTAAATATTGACTGATCATTGTTTTGTAATTTCCAGGTTATGGGGCCAGTCTTCGTAAGTAATGTAACATTCAAATCATAAGATTATTTGCTTAAATCTTAATTGAAATCTCCCCCTCCCCCAAGGTTTGCAAATGTTCAaggggtaaaaaaaaatgtgcctaaatcccccccctcccccctaATTAGATTAGTAATTTTAGATGtttaatcttatataatttTGGTGAATATTCTCTATTTGGTAGAGTGTAATTCTAACTTGTGATATCCTTCAGGTGTTTTCAACAGCAGCTGACAATCAGACTCAGGTTGGTATCAAGGTGCTACAAGGTGAGAGGGAAATGGCTGTAGACAACAAATCGCTTGGAGAATTTGAGCTTGTTGGCATTCCTCCTGCCCCAAGAGGCATGCCTCAGATTGAAGTCACATTTGACATAGATGCCAATGGGATTGTTACTGTCTCTGCCAAAGACAAGTCTACTGGGAAAGAACAACAAATCACCATCCGTTCATCTGGAGGACTCTCAGAAGATGAGATTGATAAGATGGTCAAAGAAGCAGAGTTGCACGCTCAGAAAGACCAGGAAAGAAAGGCTCTCATTGACATCAGAAACAGTGCAGATACAAGCATCTACAGCATTGAGAAGAGTTTAGGTGAGTACAGAGATAAGATCCCCAGTGAAGTGGCCAAAGAGATTGAAGATGCAGTATCGGATTTGAGAACAGCAATGGCAGGAGACAATGCTGACGAAATTAAGGCAAAGCTTGATGCTGCAAACAAAGCTGTCTCCAAGATTGGAGAGCACATTTCAGGTGGTTCTAGTGGCGGTTCCTCAGCCGGAGGTTCTCAGGGTGGTGAACAGGCTCCCGAGGCCGAGTATGAGGAAGTCAAGAAATGAGACATTTAGGCTTGGTTTTGTAGCATTTGTTTCTTATTAATCATCACATAATTGGAAGAATACAAGGTTACTTATTTTGTATCTAATGTTGAAAGCCATTTTTTCTGGAAGGCTCTTTAATTTGTAGCACTTTTGGAGTCTGAAGTCCGAACACGGCTGTTTGAATAACTTCGaattttttgcataaaatttgtTCACTACGTTTGGCAGTTGCTAGTATTTTGCACTTTGATTGGAGACTCGCATGCACCTGTTAAACTACTAACACGCTGCACAGCACGCTGCACACACTCAAGTGTTCCGGTTTCACATTTGCACTTTGCACGTCTTAGTACCTTTGTTTTAGTGTAGCGACACCTAGAGCAGACCAAGGAGACTAATGGAAATCTTCTGTTTTAACAAAACAGACAAAGGGATTGTCAGCAGCAATGAGTCGAACTTTTGGTTGATGATTGGAAACCTAATCGGAATTATGTTCAACAATGGTACCCATTAATCCCAAGGAAAATACATGTTCTTTTTCACACCAACCTTTTATACATACGTGAGAgactaaaatgaatttttaaaatttgagcaATCAAAACCAGATTTACCTGAAATCTAAGGCACTAAGAAcacaaacacaattaattaaaacttttatatatatgttctgccaaaataaatttttcatgtttACGTGAATAAGCATTTTGTTGAATATACTCCGCCGTGGTCTTCAAGTAGTACCAGTCATTAACAACTGACAATTGTCttgaaattatattatatttttgaaagaaaagaaaaatatagcaTGTCTGTGTCTACGATTTTACCCTCAATTTTTGCACTCCTTTTCAAAGTTCTTAAActagaagaaaataaaggatGTTATCTGATGACACATTTATTCTATGGATCACTAAATTTTGCTTATTATGTTGTATCTTCTCGATTTCATTTTCACTCTTTATCGCAAGTTCCGCAAAGCTCCCGAGGGTTCTCCCAGGAAAAAACAAGTTATGGAAGCAGTTGCAACTCTCCCACGTACGATGTATCAATAGCAATAAGGCATGAGATGGACATAATTTTTCcaaatctatatatatacataaatccACAGATACGAAATCTATTTCTGTTAATATAAGATAGGCTTTGCTGTTTGCAAGCATTTTCAAGAAAAGAAGTTCAATTACATACAAATACTCCAATTCATTAACTGTTCCTCTTAGTATACTCTACATTGAGGAACTTAATTTAAGCAAACGATACCCTTTAtcaagccatattattgcacaCATCGATGGAAGATAACCTTGAAGGAAAAGATTTGGATGCAGAGAAGAATTTAAGCGGAGAATTACGTGAAAATAgtatttcattaataataatttaaatacatcaTGACCTAACCGTGAGTAAAAAACTACACAATGATTATTAAGTGAGAGTAGTGTTTTCCtagcaatttttttctctcttgcatATCAATATTAAGGGTCTAGACTGGGACGAGGGGAATTTGACCACCGAAAAAAACGCACACACCTAATCACATAATTCACAATAGCCAGCAACTAGTTTTTcgcttttaatctttaaatgaGTGTTTGCAGTatgg
This region of Glycine max cultivar Williams 82 chromosome 7, Glycine_max_v4.0, whole genome shotgun sequence genomic DNA includes:
- the LOC100796791 gene encoding heat shock 70 kDa protein, mitochondrial, producing MAAATALLRSLRRRDLPSSSLSAFRSLTSGTKTSYVGNKWASLSRPFSSKPAGNDVIGIDLGTTNSCVSVMEGKNPKVIENSEGARTTPSVVAFNQKAELLVGTPAKRQAVTNPTNTLFGTKRLIGRRFDDSQTQKEMKMVPYKIVKASNGDAWVEANGQQYSPSQVGAFVLTKMKETAESYLGKSVSKAVITVPAYFNDAQRQATKDAGRIAGLDVQRIINEPTAAALSYGMNNKEGLIAVFDLGGGTFDVSILEISNGVFEVKATNGDTFLGGEDFDNALLDFLVNEFKRTESIDLSKDKLALQRLREAAEKAKIELSSTSQTEINLPFITADASGAKHLNITLTRSKFEALVNHLIERTKAPCKSCLKDANISIKEVDEVLLVGGMTRVPKVQEVVSAIFGKSPSKGVNPDEAVAMGAAIQGGILRGDVKELLLLDVTPLSLGIETLGGIFTRLINRNTTIPTKKSQVFSTAADNQTQVGIKVLQGEREMAVDNKSLGEFELVGIPPAPRGMPQIEVTFDIDANGIVTVSAKDKSTGKEQQITIRSSGGLSEDEIDKMVKEAELHAQKDQERKALIDIRNSADTSIYSIEKSLGEYRDKIPSEVAKEIEDAVSDLRTAMAGDNADEIKAKLDAANKAVSKIGEHISGGSSGGSSAGGSQGGEQAPEAEYEEVKK